Proteins co-encoded in one Zygotorulaspora mrakii chromosome 5, complete sequence genomic window:
- the FUN26 gene encoding nucleoside transmembrane transporter FUN26 (similar to Saccharomyces cerevisiae FUN26 (YAL022C); ancestral locus Anc_7.77) → MQAENNGHEPIVVQEHDFEELSVWESMRDLKYLTFLFIGIGLLWPWNCILSATLYFKHDVYHDETIWAKIFTSSMMTVSTTSSALFNIWLARRQHSYSVRVIRGLIWEIFVFVILGLVTLAHSVVPLWASFTFVMVLVAISSMATAMTQNGIMAIANVYGPKFSQAVMVGQAIAGVLPSIVLFVISFFGDPSHQSVSGILLYFLTTALVATVSIVLYRATKIDARLKNVNNLMTKSPAISFTVLFDKLKYLVLSIFTTFVVTLVFPLFANTVPVKGLPLENSQYVPLIFTIWNLGDLHGRIIADWPIFRSSAFGPAKVFAYSVLRILFIPIFLLFSAGGSRQGSFLMLQDAFYIIIQYAFGLTNGHVISISFMKVPEELSNDEEREAAGGFTNIFVSTGLTLGSIVSYFFVYIIAAITK, encoded by the coding sequence ATGCAAGCTGAAAATAATGGCCATGAGCCCATTGTGGTTCAAGAGCATGACTTTGAAGAGCTTTCTGTTTGGGAAAGCATGCgagatttgaaatatttgacatTCCTCTTTATCGGCATTGGGCTTTTATGGCCGTGGAATTGTATTTTAAGTGCTACGTTGTATTTCAAACATGATGTGTATCACGATGAAACCATTTGGGCGAAGATATTTACCAGTTCAATGATGACTGTCTCAACTACGTCGTCAGCACTTTTCAACATTTGGTTGGCCAGAAGACAACATAGTTATTCAGTACGCGTTATCCGCGGTTTGATTTGGGAAATATTTGTATTCGTGATTTTGGGACTAGTCACTCTCGCTCATTCAGTCGTACCGTTATGGGCTTCGTTTACCTTTGTGATGGTGCTGGTCGCTATCAGTTCAATGGCAACAGCCATGACTCAGAATGGGATCATGGCAATTGCCAACGTATATGGTCCAAAATTTAGTCAGGCAGTTATGGTAGGTCAAGCAATAGCCGGTGTTCTTCCCTCAATTGTTTTATTTGttatatcattttttggcGATCCTTCTCATCAGAGTGTCAGCGGAATTTTACTGTATTTCCTCACAACTGCACTTGTGGCTACGGTATCTATCGTTCTATACCGTGCCACCAAGATTGACGCAAGattaaaaaatgtaaaCAATCTGATGACAAAATCTCCAGCTATCTCATTCACCGTCCTTTTCgataaattgaaatacCTTGTACTATCGATTTTTACCACGTTTGTCGTTACCTTAGTTTTCCCACTGTTCGCAAACACTGTACCTGTAAAAGGTTTACCGTTGGAAAACTCACAATATGTTCCGCTTATTTTCACTATTTGGAATCTAGGCGATTTACATGGTAGAATAATTGCAGATTGGCCAATATTTAGAAGCTCGGCATTTGGCCCAGCAAAGGTATTTGCATACTCCGTGTTGCGAATCCTTTTCATTCCAATCTTCCTCTTATTTAGTGCAGGTGGATCCAGACAAGGCTCCTTTTTGATGTTGCAGGATGCATTTTACATTATTATCCAGTATGCCTTTGGACTAACTAACGGTCATGTAATTTCAATTAGTTTCATGAAGGTTCCCGAGGAGCTATCgaatgatgaagaaagagaggCAGCAGGTGGCTTCACGAACATATTCGTTTCCACCGGGTTAACTTTGGGTAGTATTGTCAGCTATTTCTTTGTATACATAATTGCCGCAATCACGAAATAG